The following are encoded together in the Bradymonas sediminis genome:
- a CDS encoding helix-turn-helix domain-containing protein, with protein MSRDVEKLSPGSILKNARLAMGLSLQEVAAISRITQTMLGNLEANRFDEYSADVFLRGHLRGYARELRLDPEVVIQAFERYTGAQSNSRVELPERRTAALKSISKAKNSARKQVAGFGSQITNLSRGLQLTHLVAVGLVLVVLVLVVNVVNSGRATAKDSVEFPTAGEEQWEVEQAAQETRWALEQPVEAAPVETDDLR; from the coding sequence ATGAGTCGCGACGTCGAAAAATTATCGCCAGGCAGCATCCTCAAGAACGCACGCCTCGCTATGGGGCTAAGCCTGCAGGAAGTGGCTGCGATCTCGCGTATTACTCAGACCATGCTCGGTAATCTTGAAGCCAATCGCTTCGATGAATACAGCGCAGACGTCTTTTTACGCGGCCATTTGCGTGGATACGCCCGGGAGTTGCGTCTTGACCCCGAGGTCGTGATCCAGGCGTTTGAGCGCTATACCGGCGCTCAAAGCAACTCGCGTGTCGAGCTTCCCGAGCGCCGCACCGCCGCGCTGAAGTCGATCTCGAAGGCGAAGAACAGCGCGCGCAAGCAGGTCGCTGGTTTCGGCTCGCAGATCACGAATCTTAGCCGCGGACTCCAACTGACGCATCTCGTCGCGGTTGGTCTGGTGCTCGTCGTTCTGGTCCTGGTGGTCAACGTCGTAAATAGTGGCCGCGCGACCGCAAAAGACTCCGTCGAATTCCCCACCGCCGGTGAAGAGCAGTGGGAAGTCGAGCAGGCCGCGCAGGAAACGCGCTGGGCGCTGGAGCAACCCGTCGAAGCGGCGCCCGTTGAGACGGACGACCTCCGCTGA
- a CDS encoding exodeoxyribonuclease III produces MTDSADLLKIYAWNVNGLRACARKGYLDWLHGSDADVVGLQEVRALEEQLTKKVSQPEGWQTHFFPAEFKKGYSGVGLYSRKAFDEVSTTMGEERFDREGRTQIAKLGKLTIANVYFPNGSGTNRDLSRIPYKLDFYDRLREMLQPALERGEPVLVMGDFNTAHQDIDLANPTTNRETSGFRPEERASFQQWLDAGWTDTFRHFCAEPEHYTWWTYRGNCRARNVGWRIDYVLASPGAMEFLMAAEIHPDVMGSDHCPVSVTLHRDVLG; encoded by the coding sequence ATGACTGACTCAGCTGATCTTCTCAAAATCTACGCATGGAATGTCAACGGACTGCGCGCCTGCGCGCGCAAGGGCTACCTCGACTGGCTGCACGGCAGCGACGCCGACGTCGTCGGCCTCCAAGAGGTGCGCGCGCTCGAGGAGCAGCTCACCAAAAAGGTGAGCCAACCCGAGGGCTGGCAGACGCATTTCTTCCCGGCAGAGTTTAAGAAGGGATATAGCGGCGTCGGCCTGTATTCACGCAAGGCGTTTGACGAGGTCTCCACCACGATGGGGGAGGAGCGATTCGACCGCGAGGGGCGCACTCAAATCGCCAAGCTCGGGAAGTTGACCATTGCGAATGTGTATTTCCCCAACGGCAGCGGCACCAATCGCGACCTGAGCCGCATCCCCTATAAGCTCGACTTCTATGACCGCTTGCGCGAAATGCTTCAACCAGCGCTCGAGCGCGGCGAGCCGGTGCTGGTGATGGGCGACTTCAACACCGCGCACCAGGATATCGACCTGGCGAACCCGACGACCAATCGCGAGACCAGCGGTTTTCGCCCCGAAGAGCGCGCCTCATTCCAGCAGTGGCTCGACGCGGGTTGGACCGACACCTTCCGCCATTTTTGCGCTGAGCCCGAGCACTATACCTGGTGGACCTACCGGGGAAATTGCCGCGCGCGCAATGTCGGCTGGCGTATCGACTATGTGCTGGCCTCCCCGGGGGCGATGGAATTCTTGATGGCCGCCGAGATTCACCCCGACGTGATGGGCTCCGACCATTGCCCGGTGAGCGTGACGCTGCACCGCGACGTGCTGGGCTAA